A window of the Salmo trutta chromosome 25, fSalTru1.1, whole genome shotgun sequence genome harbors these coding sequences:
- the LOC115161997 gene encoding syntaxin-11 isoform X1, whose product MRSSTGSMRDRLVDLQGVAPTPPDTDERGQGSDDEGELEQQSVVFENEDRMDSIFTEAQSTRKEIALLRMDVKRLGKQNSRFLTSVRRISSIKRDSNTLARGIKTRGEGIYRRLEKIGMQHKQLEEEDGAHSALVRMVRSQYVSLTGAFHEAMSEYNQAEMSQRENCKTRIQRQAEIMGKEVTGEQIEEMVETGKWNVFSDNLLTDGRTARSALTEIEKRHKELVELESRIKDIHELFFQMALLVEEQGAMVDNIEANVVATTDFVGKAQVQIKRCVTYQKKSLCRRMLCCCFPCCNK is encoded by the exons ATGAGATCCTCAACAG GTAGTATGAGAGACAGACTAGTTGACCTGCAGGGGGTGGCCCCCACTCCTCCAGACACGGACGAAAGGGGTCAGGGCAGCGATGATGAGGGAGAGCTGGAGCAGCAGTCAGTGGTGTTTGAAAACGAAGATCGGATGGACAGCATCTTCACAGAAGCCCAGTCCACGAGGAAGGAGATTGCTCTGCTCCGGATGGACGTGAAGCGTCTGGGAAAGCAAAACAGCCGATTCCTCACCTCTGTCCGGCGGATTAGCTCCATCAAACGAGACTCCAACACCCTGGCCAGGGGCATCAAGACCCGGGGGGAGGGCATCTACAGACGGCTGGAGAAGATCGGCATGCAGCACAAACAGCTGGAAGAAGAGGACGGGGCCCATTCTGCCCTGGTCCGCATGGTGCGTTCTCAGTATGTTTCTCTCACCGGGGCCTTCCACGAGGCCATGTCTGAGTACAACCAAGCAGAGATGAGCCAGAGGGAGAACTGCAAGACCCGGATCCAGCGCCAGGCAGAGATCATGGGCAAGGAGGTGACCGGCGAACAGATCGAGGAGATGGTCGAGACGGGGAAGTGGAATGTGTTCTCTGACAACCTGCTGACTGACGGGCGGACGGCACGCTCGGCGCTCACGGAGATCGAGAAGCGGCACAAGGAACTGGTGGAGCTGGAGAGTCGAATCAAGGACATCCATGAGCTGTTCTTTCAGATGGCTCTGCTGGTGGAGGAACAGGGGGCCATGGTGGACAACATAGAGGCCAACGTAGTCGCCACTACAGACTTTGTGGGCAAGGCCCAGGTTCAGATCAAGAGGTGTGTGACGTACCAGAAGAAGAGCCTCTGTAGGAGAATGctctgttgttgttttccttGCTGCAACAAGTGA
- the LOC115161997 gene encoding syntaxin-11 isoform X2 yields MRDRLVDLQGVAPTPPDTDERGQGSDDEGELEQQSVVFENEDRMDSIFTEAQSTRKEIALLRMDVKRLGKQNSRFLTSVRRISSIKRDSNTLARGIKTRGEGIYRRLEKIGMQHKQLEEEDGAHSALVRMVRSQYVSLTGAFHEAMSEYNQAEMSQRENCKTRIQRQAEIMGKEVTGEQIEEMVETGKWNVFSDNLLTDGRTARSALTEIEKRHKELVELESRIKDIHELFFQMALLVEEQGAMVDNIEANVVATTDFVGKAQVQIKRCVTYQKKSLCRRMLCCCFPCCNK; encoded by the coding sequence ATGAGAGACAGACTAGTTGACCTGCAGGGGGTGGCCCCCACTCCTCCAGACACGGACGAAAGGGGTCAGGGCAGCGATGATGAGGGAGAGCTGGAGCAGCAGTCAGTGGTGTTTGAAAACGAAGATCGGATGGACAGCATCTTCACAGAAGCCCAGTCCACGAGGAAGGAGATTGCTCTGCTCCGGATGGACGTGAAGCGTCTGGGAAAGCAAAACAGCCGATTCCTCACCTCTGTCCGGCGGATTAGCTCCATCAAACGAGACTCCAACACCCTGGCCAGGGGCATCAAGACCCGGGGGGAGGGCATCTACAGACGGCTGGAGAAGATCGGCATGCAGCACAAACAGCTGGAAGAAGAGGACGGGGCCCATTCTGCCCTGGTCCGCATGGTGCGTTCTCAGTATGTTTCTCTCACCGGGGCCTTCCACGAGGCCATGTCTGAGTACAACCAAGCAGAGATGAGCCAGAGGGAGAACTGCAAGACCCGGATCCAGCGCCAGGCAGAGATCATGGGCAAGGAGGTGACCGGCGAACAGATCGAGGAGATGGTCGAGACGGGGAAGTGGAATGTGTTCTCTGACAACCTGCTGACTGACGGGCGGACGGCACGCTCGGCGCTCACGGAGATCGAGAAGCGGCACAAGGAACTGGTGGAGCTGGAGAGTCGAATCAAGGACATCCATGAGCTGTTCTTTCAGATGGCTCTGCTGGTGGAGGAACAGGGGGCCATGGTGGACAACATAGAGGCCAACGTAGTCGCCACTACAGACTTTGTGGGCAAGGCCCAGGTTCAGATCAAGAGGTGTGTGACGTACCAGAAGAAGAGCCTCTGTAGGAGAATGctctgttgttgttttccttGCTGCAACAAGTGA